A stretch of the Rosa rugosa chromosome 5, drRosRugo1.1, whole genome shotgun sequence genome encodes the following:
- the LOC133707965 gene encoding tuliposide A-converting enzyme 2, chloroplastic-like: protein MGSLAKEIDREVIPFVRVFKDGSVERLLGSPYKAPLLDDPESGVSSKDVTISKNPLISARIFLPKLDDEKPHKKLPVLVYCHGGGFCIESAFSFDHHRFLDGLVSQAQVVAVSVEYRMAPEHPLPAGYEDCWAALQWVASHFIENGISEEPWLTNHGNPERFFLGGDSAGANIAHNLAMRVGKEGLPGGLKILGTSLTHPYFWGSKPIAEDPCKEPEKDLAAMLWNFAYPSAPCGLDNPLINPLAPEAPSLAGLGCSRLFVSVSEHDGLKFRGIRYYDAVKKSGWEGEAELVDVEGEAHAFHILKFETQKAKDLTKKLVDFLKVEDKKVEKELDKELIPFVRVYKDGSVERLMGTPYVPPMLNDPVSGVSSKDITISKNPLISARVFLPKLDADQTHQKLPILVYYHGGAFMIESAFSFDHHRYLDSLVSQGKVVAVSVEYRMAPEHPLPAGYEDCWAALQWVASHFIDNGINEEPWLTNHGNPDRFFLGGDSAGANIAHNVAMRVGKEGLPGGLKILGTSLTHPYFWGSKPIDELDPCKEPEKDLGCFVWNFAYPSVPGGIDNPMMNPFGPEAPSLAGLGCSRLFVSVSENDTLRYRGVHYYEAVKKSGWKGEAELVEVEGEEHAFHILKFETPKAQALTKKVAEFLLK from the coding sequence ATGGGTTCCCTTGCCAAGGAGATAGACAGAGAGGTCATCCCATTTGTCCGTGTTTTCAAGGACGGCTCAGTAGAAAGACTACTGGGTTCTCCTTACAAAGCACCATTGCTTGATGATCCAGAATCTGGAGTCTCATCCAAAGATGTCACCATTTCGAAAAACCCTTTGATCTCAGCCAGAATCTTCCTCCCTAAACTCGACGATGAGAAGCCACACAAGAAGCTCCCCGTCTTGGTTTACTGCCATGGTGGAGGTTTCTGCATCGAGTCCGCCTTCTCTTTTGATCACCACCGGTTTCTCGACGGCTTGGTGTCCCAAGCTCAAGTTGTTGCTGTTTCTGTGGAGTACAGGATGGCTCCTGAGCACCCTCTTCCTGCCGGCTATGAAGATTGTTGGGCTGCCCTGCAATGGGTTGCTTCACACTTCATTGAAAATGGCATCAGTGAGGAGCCTTGGTTGACGAATCACGGCAACCCGGAACGTTTTTTCCTTGGTGGTGATAGTGCAGGAGCTAACATTGCTCATAATCTGGCAATGAGAGTTGGCAAAGAGGGCTTGCCTGGTGGTTTGAAGATATTGGGAACCTCTCTTACACACCCCTACTTCTGGGGTTCCAAGCCTATTGCGGAAGACCCTTGTAAAGAGCCTGAGAAGGATTTGGCAGCTATGCTTTGGAACTTTGCGTACCCCTCAGCACCTTGTGGACTTGATAATCCATTGATCAATCCTCTTGCTCCTGAAGCACCAAGCTTGGCAGGACTTGGGTGTTCTAGGTTGTTTGTGAGCGTCTCGGAACATGATGGGCTGAAGTTTAGAGGCATTCGGTACTACGATGCCGTGAAGAAAAGTGGGTGGGAAGGAGAGGCAGAGCTGGTGGACGTGGAAGGAGAGGCTCATGCATTTCATATTTTAAAATTTGAGACTCAGAAAGCCAAGGATTTGACAAAAAAGTTGGTTGATTTTCTCAAGGTAGAAGACAAGAAGGTAGAGAAGGAGCTAGACAAAGAGCTGATCCCATTTGTCCGAGTCTACAAGGATGGCTCAGTTGAACGACTCATGGGCACTCCATATGTACCCCCAATGCTTAATGATCCAGTATCAGGAGTGTCATCAAAAGATATCACGATTTCAAAAAATCCGTTGATCTCGGCCAGAGTCTTCCTCCCAAAACTTGATGCTGATCAAACCCACCAGAAACTCCCCATCTTGGTCTACTACCATGGAGGGGCTTTTATGATCGAATCCGCCTTCTCGTTCGATCACCACAGGTATCTTGACAGCTTGGTATCCCAAGGCAAAGTTGTTGCTGTATCAGTTGAATACAGGATGGCTCCTGAGCACCCTCTTCCTGCAGGCTATGAAGATTGTTGGGCTGCCCTCCAATGGGTTGCCTCACACTTCATTGATAATGGTATCAATGAAGAGCCCTGGTTGACAAATCATGGTAATCCGGACAGGTTTTTTCTTGGTGGCGATAGTGCAGGTGCCAACATTGCTCATAATGTGGCCATGAGAGTTGGGAAAGAGGGTTTGCCTGGTGGTCTTAAAATACTGGGAACTTCTCTTACACACCCTTATTTTTGGGGTTCCAAGCCAATCGATGAATTAGACCCTTGCAAAGAGCCTGAGAAGGATTTAGGGTGTTTCGTTTGGAACTTCGCATACCCCTCGGTACCTGGTGGGATTGATAATCCAATGATGAATCCTTTTGGTCCAGAAGCACCAAGCTTGGCTGGACTTGGGTGTTCAAGGTTGTTTGTTAGTGTTTCTGAGAACGATACGCTGAGATATAGAGGTGTTCATTACTATGAGGCAGTGAAGAAAAGTGGTTGGAAAGGTGAAGCAGAGTTGGTTGAAGTGGAAGGAGAGGAACATGCATTTCATATTCTGAAATTTGAGACTCCGAAGGCTCAGGCTTTGACCAAAAAAGTGGCCGAGTTTCTCCTCAAGTAG
- the LOC133707963 gene encoding ARM REPEAT PROTEIN INTERACTING WITH ABF2-like isoform X2, which produces MELPRRQDQSQSERKGQKRKLEEEIGEEREITVQQSGDARKAILLQVAEQVQVLDSSFSWREADRNASKRATHVLAELAKNEDVVNVIVEGGAVPALVKHLQAPPCSEVDRSSSKHCEHEVEKGSAFALGLLAVKPEHQQLIVDNGALSHLVDLLKRHKDSHVTRPLYSVIRRAADAITNLAHENSSIKTRVRIEGGIPPLVELLEFADTKVQRAAAGALRTLAFKNDENKNQIVECNALPTLILMLRSEDAAIHYEAVGVIGNLVHSSPNIKKEVLLAGALQPVIGLLSSCCFESQREAALLLGQFAATDSDCKVHIVQRGAVRPLIEMLQSPDVQLREMSAFALGRLAQDSHNQAGIAHNGGLLPLLKLLDSKNGSLQHNAAFTLYGLADNEDNVSDFIRVGGVQKLQDGEFIFQATKDCVTKTLKRLEEKIHARVLSHLLYLMRVAERNVQRRVALAFAHLCSPEDLRTIFIDNNGLELLLGLLGSSSPKQQLDGAMALYKLANKAMTLSPVDAAPPSPTPQVYLGEQYVNNPTLSDVTFLVEGRRFYAHRICLLASSDAFRAMFDGGYREKDARDIEIPNIRWEVFELMMRFIYTGSVDITLDIAQDLLRAADQYLLEGLKRLCEYSIAQDISLENVSNMYELSEAFHAMSLRQTCILFILEQFEKLSARPGHCELIKNILDEIRSYFTKALTKPNPHNLRL; this is translated from the exons ATGGAGCTGCCGAGGCGCCAAGATCAGAGCCAATCGGAGAGGAAGGGGCAGAAGCGGAAACTGGAAGAGGAAATCGGAGAGGAGCGAGAGATCACGGTGCAGCAGTCCGGCGACGCCAGAAAAGCCATACTGCTTCAGGTCGCCGAGCAGGTTCAAGTTCTTGACTCTTCTTTTTCCTGGAGAGAAGCTGATCGAAACGCTTCCAAGCGCGCCACTCACGTCCTCGCCGAGCTCGCCAAGAACG AGGACGTAGTGAACGTCATCGTTGAAGGCGGTGCGGTTCCGGCTTTGGTGAAACATCTGCAAGCGCCGCCGTGCAGCGAGGTCGACCGGAGCTCTTCGAAGCACTGCGAACACGAGGTTGAGAAGGGCAGTGCCTTTGCACTAGGCCTTCTTGCCGTTAAG CCCGAGCATCAACAACTCATTGTTGACAATGGTGCATTGTCTCATCTAGTAGATTTGTTGAAGAGGCACAAGGATAGTCATGTAACTCGACCTTTGTATAGCGTCATTCGTAGAGCTGCTGATGCCATCACCAATCTCGCTCATGAAAACAGCAGCATTAAAACCCGTGTCAG GATagaaggtggaattccacctctAGTTGAGTTGCTTGAATTTGCCGATACAAAGGTGCAAAGAGCAGCTGCTGGAGCGTTACGAACCCTCGCATTTAAAAATGATGAGAATAAGAATCAG ATTGTTGAATGCAATGCTCTTCCTACCCTCATTTTAATGCTTCGATCTGAAGATGCTGCTATACATTACGAAGCG GTTGGTGTAATTGGAAATCTAGTTCACTCTTCTCCAAACATAAAGAAAGAGGTTCTTCTTGCGGGAGCTTTACAACCTGTTATTGGATTGCTTAG TTCCTGCTGCTTTGAGAGCCAAAGAGAGGCAGCTTTGCTACTTGGACAATTTGCTGCAACTGATTCAGATTGCAAG GTTCACATTGTACAGAGGGGTGCTGTCCGACCTTTGATTGAGATGCTTCAATCCCCAGATGTACAACTCAGGGAGATGTCAGCTTTTGCTTTGGGGAGGTTGGCACAG GACTCACACAACCAAGCTGGTATTGCTCATAATGGTGGTTTATTGCCATTGTTGAAACTTTTGGATTCAAAAAATGGGTCTCTGCAACACAATGCTGCATTTACCCTTTATGGCCTTGCAGATAATGAG GATAATGTGTCCGATTTTATTAGGGTTGGTGGTGTTCAGAAGTTGCAGGATGGAGAATTTATTTTCCAA GCTACAAAGGATTGTGTGACCAAAACATTGAAAAGATTAGAGGAGAAGATTCATGCACGA GTTTTGTCGCATTTGTTATACTTGATGCGTGTAGCAGAGAGAAATGTCCAAAGACGTGTTGCTTTGGCTTTTGCTCATCTTTGCTCCCCAGAGGATCTCAGAACCATTTTCATCGATAACAATG GTTTGGAATTGCTTCTTGGGCTTCTTGGTTCTAGTAGCCCCAAACAGCAGCTTGATGGTGCTATGGCTCTGTACAAGTTGGCCAACAAAGCCATGACTCTTTCTCCTGTGGATGCAGCTCCTCCATCTCCAACACCACAG gtttatctaggggagcaGTATGTAAACAACCCTACGCTGTCCGATGTTACGTTTTTAGTTGAAG GTAGACGGTTCTATGCTCACAGAATTTGCCTGCTTGCTTCTTCAGATGCTTTTCGTGCAATGTTTGATGGTGGTTACCGG GAGAAGGATGCAAGGGACATTGAAATACCAAATATTAGATGGGAGGTTTTTGAGTTGATGATGAG ATTTATATACACCGGATCAGTAGACATTACTTTGGATATTGCTCAAGATCTCCTCAGAGCTGCAGATCAGTATCTTTTGGAGGGACTCAAGCGGCTTTGTGAGTATTCAATAGCACAG GACATATCTTTGGAGAATGTTTCAAACATGTATGAACTTTCAGAAGCCTTCCATGCAATGTCATTACGGCAAACATGTATTTTGTTTATCTTGGAGCAGTTCGAAAAATTGAGTGCTAGACCAGG GCACTGTGAACTGATCAAGAATATATTGGATGAGATCAGATCTTACTTTACTAAAGCACTCACTAAGCCTAACCCACATAACTTGCGGCTGTAG
- the LOC133707963 gene encoding ARM REPEAT PROTEIN INTERACTING WITH ABF2-like isoform X1 translates to MELPRRQDQSQSERKGQKRKLEEEIGEEREITVQQSGDARKAILLQVAEQVQVLDSSFSWREADRNASKRATHVLAELAKNEDVVNVIVEGGAVPALVKHLQAPPCSEVDRSSSKHCEHEVEKGSAFALGLLAVKPEHQQLIVDNGALSHLVDLLKRHKDSHVTRPLYSVIRRAADAITNLAHENSSIKTRVRIEGGIPPLVELLEFADTKVQRAAAGALRTLAFKNDENKNQVMDLPCEIIYFLKFGIFIIRDGLKLNISRKFMTLQIVECNALPTLILMLRSEDAAIHYEAVGVIGNLVHSSPNIKKEVLLAGALQPVIGLLSSCCFESQREAALLLGQFAATDSDCKVHIVQRGAVRPLIEMLQSPDVQLREMSAFALGRLAQDSHNQAGIAHNGGLLPLLKLLDSKNGSLQHNAAFTLYGLADNEDNVSDFIRVGGVQKLQDGEFIFQATKDCVTKTLKRLEEKIHARVLSHLLYLMRVAERNVQRRVALAFAHLCSPEDLRTIFIDNNGLELLLGLLGSSSPKQQLDGAMALYKLANKAMTLSPVDAAPPSPTPQVYLGEQYVNNPTLSDVTFLVEGRRFYAHRICLLASSDAFRAMFDGGYREKDARDIEIPNIRWEVFELMMRFIYTGSVDITLDIAQDLLRAADQYLLEGLKRLCEYSIAQDISLENVSNMYELSEAFHAMSLRQTCILFILEQFEKLSARPGHCELIKNILDEIRSYFTKALTKPNPHNLRL, encoded by the exons ATGGAGCTGCCGAGGCGCCAAGATCAGAGCCAATCGGAGAGGAAGGGGCAGAAGCGGAAACTGGAAGAGGAAATCGGAGAGGAGCGAGAGATCACGGTGCAGCAGTCCGGCGACGCCAGAAAAGCCATACTGCTTCAGGTCGCCGAGCAGGTTCAAGTTCTTGACTCTTCTTTTTCCTGGAGAGAAGCTGATCGAAACGCTTCCAAGCGCGCCACTCACGTCCTCGCCGAGCTCGCCAAGAACG AGGACGTAGTGAACGTCATCGTTGAAGGCGGTGCGGTTCCGGCTTTGGTGAAACATCTGCAAGCGCCGCCGTGCAGCGAGGTCGACCGGAGCTCTTCGAAGCACTGCGAACACGAGGTTGAGAAGGGCAGTGCCTTTGCACTAGGCCTTCTTGCCGTTAAG CCCGAGCATCAACAACTCATTGTTGACAATGGTGCATTGTCTCATCTAGTAGATTTGTTGAAGAGGCACAAGGATAGTCATGTAACTCGACCTTTGTATAGCGTCATTCGTAGAGCTGCTGATGCCATCACCAATCTCGCTCATGAAAACAGCAGCATTAAAACCCGTGTCAG GATagaaggtggaattccacctctAGTTGAGTTGCTTGAATTTGCCGATACAAAGGTGCAAAGAGCAGCTGCTGGAGCGTTACGAACCCTCGCATTTAAAAATGATGAGAATAAGAATCAGGTAATGGACCTTCCTTGTGAAATTATATATTTTCTAAAATTTGGTATATTTATTATCAGAGATGGATTGAAATTAAACATATCACGTAAATTTATGACTTTGCAGATTGTTGAATGCAATGCTCTTCCTACCCTCATTTTAATGCTTCGATCTGAAGATGCTGCTATACATTACGAAGCG GTTGGTGTAATTGGAAATCTAGTTCACTCTTCTCCAAACATAAAGAAAGAGGTTCTTCTTGCGGGAGCTTTACAACCTGTTATTGGATTGCTTAG TTCCTGCTGCTTTGAGAGCCAAAGAGAGGCAGCTTTGCTACTTGGACAATTTGCTGCAACTGATTCAGATTGCAAG GTTCACATTGTACAGAGGGGTGCTGTCCGACCTTTGATTGAGATGCTTCAATCCCCAGATGTACAACTCAGGGAGATGTCAGCTTTTGCTTTGGGGAGGTTGGCACAG GACTCACACAACCAAGCTGGTATTGCTCATAATGGTGGTTTATTGCCATTGTTGAAACTTTTGGATTCAAAAAATGGGTCTCTGCAACACAATGCTGCATTTACCCTTTATGGCCTTGCAGATAATGAG GATAATGTGTCCGATTTTATTAGGGTTGGTGGTGTTCAGAAGTTGCAGGATGGAGAATTTATTTTCCAA GCTACAAAGGATTGTGTGACCAAAACATTGAAAAGATTAGAGGAGAAGATTCATGCACGA GTTTTGTCGCATTTGTTATACTTGATGCGTGTAGCAGAGAGAAATGTCCAAAGACGTGTTGCTTTGGCTTTTGCTCATCTTTGCTCCCCAGAGGATCTCAGAACCATTTTCATCGATAACAATG GTTTGGAATTGCTTCTTGGGCTTCTTGGTTCTAGTAGCCCCAAACAGCAGCTTGATGGTGCTATGGCTCTGTACAAGTTGGCCAACAAAGCCATGACTCTTTCTCCTGTGGATGCAGCTCCTCCATCTCCAACACCACAG gtttatctaggggagcaGTATGTAAACAACCCTACGCTGTCCGATGTTACGTTTTTAGTTGAAG GTAGACGGTTCTATGCTCACAGAATTTGCCTGCTTGCTTCTTCAGATGCTTTTCGTGCAATGTTTGATGGTGGTTACCGG GAGAAGGATGCAAGGGACATTGAAATACCAAATATTAGATGGGAGGTTTTTGAGTTGATGATGAG ATTTATATACACCGGATCAGTAGACATTACTTTGGATATTGCTCAAGATCTCCTCAGAGCTGCAGATCAGTATCTTTTGGAGGGACTCAAGCGGCTTTGTGAGTATTCAATAGCACAG GACATATCTTTGGAGAATGTTTCAAACATGTATGAACTTTCAGAAGCCTTCCATGCAATGTCATTACGGCAAACATGTATTTTGTTTATCTTGGAGCAGTTCGAAAAATTGAGTGCTAGACCAGG GCACTGTGAACTGATCAAGAATATATTGGATGAGATCAGATCTTACTTTACTAAAGCACTCACTAAGCCTAACCCACATAACTTGCGGCTGTAG
- the LOC133707963 gene encoding ARM REPEAT PROTEIN INTERACTING WITH ABF2-like isoform X3, which yields MELPRRQDQSQSERKGQKRKLEEEIGEEREITVQQSGDARKAILLQVAEQVQVLDSSFSWREADRNASKRATHVLAELAKNEDVVNVIVEGGAVPALVKHLQAPPCSEVDRSSSKHCEHEVEKGSAFALGLLAVKPEHQQLIVDNGALSHLVDLLKRHKDSHVTRPLYSVIRRAADAITNLAHENSSIKTRVRIEGGIPPLVELLEFADTKVQRAAAGALRTLAFKNDENKNQIVECNALPTLILMLRSEDAAIHYEAVGVIGNLVHSSPNIKKEVLLAGALQPVIGLLSSCCFESQREAALLLGQFAATDSDCKVHIVQRGAVRPLIEMLQSPDVQLREMSAFALGRLAQDSHNQAGIAHNGGLLPLLKLLDSKNGSLQHNAAFTLYGLADNEDNVSDFIRVGGVQKLQDGEFIFQATKDCVTKTLKRLEEKIHARVLSHLLYLMRVAERNVQRRVALAFAHLCSPEDLRTIFIDNNGLELLLGLLGSSSPKQQLDGAMALYKLANKAMTLSPVDAAPPSPTPQVYLGEQYVNNPTLSDVTFLVEGRRFYAHRICLLASSDAFRAMFDGGYREKDARDIEIPNIRWEVFELMMRFIYTGSVDITLDIAQDLLRAADQYLLEGLKRLCEYSIAQDISLENVSNMYELSEAFHAMSLRQTCILFILEQFEKLSARPGLSLVVCSQGIS from the exons ATGGAGCTGCCGAGGCGCCAAGATCAGAGCCAATCGGAGAGGAAGGGGCAGAAGCGGAAACTGGAAGAGGAAATCGGAGAGGAGCGAGAGATCACGGTGCAGCAGTCCGGCGACGCCAGAAAAGCCATACTGCTTCAGGTCGCCGAGCAGGTTCAAGTTCTTGACTCTTCTTTTTCCTGGAGAGAAGCTGATCGAAACGCTTCCAAGCGCGCCACTCACGTCCTCGCCGAGCTCGCCAAGAACG AGGACGTAGTGAACGTCATCGTTGAAGGCGGTGCGGTTCCGGCTTTGGTGAAACATCTGCAAGCGCCGCCGTGCAGCGAGGTCGACCGGAGCTCTTCGAAGCACTGCGAACACGAGGTTGAGAAGGGCAGTGCCTTTGCACTAGGCCTTCTTGCCGTTAAG CCCGAGCATCAACAACTCATTGTTGACAATGGTGCATTGTCTCATCTAGTAGATTTGTTGAAGAGGCACAAGGATAGTCATGTAACTCGACCTTTGTATAGCGTCATTCGTAGAGCTGCTGATGCCATCACCAATCTCGCTCATGAAAACAGCAGCATTAAAACCCGTGTCAG GATagaaggtggaattccacctctAGTTGAGTTGCTTGAATTTGCCGATACAAAGGTGCAAAGAGCAGCTGCTGGAGCGTTACGAACCCTCGCATTTAAAAATGATGAGAATAAGAATCAG ATTGTTGAATGCAATGCTCTTCCTACCCTCATTTTAATGCTTCGATCTGAAGATGCTGCTATACATTACGAAGCG GTTGGTGTAATTGGAAATCTAGTTCACTCTTCTCCAAACATAAAGAAAGAGGTTCTTCTTGCGGGAGCTTTACAACCTGTTATTGGATTGCTTAG TTCCTGCTGCTTTGAGAGCCAAAGAGAGGCAGCTTTGCTACTTGGACAATTTGCTGCAACTGATTCAGATTGCAAG GTTCACATTGTACAGAGGGGTGCTGTCCGACCTTTGATTGAGATGCTTCAATCCCCAGATGTACAACTCAGGGAGATGTCAGCTTTTGCTTTGGGGAGGTTGGCACAG GACTCACACAACCAAGCTGGTATTGCTCATAATGGTGGTTTATTGCCATTGTTGAAACTTTTGGATTCAAAAAATGGGTCTCTGCAACACAATGCTGCATTTACCCTTTATGGCCTTGCAGATAATGAG GATAATGTGTCCGATTTTATTAGGGTTGGTGGTGTTCAGAAGTTGCAGGATGGAGAATTTATTTTCCAA GCTACAAAGGATTGTGTGACCAAAACATTGAAAAGATTAGAGGAGAAGATTCATGCACGA GTTTTGTCGCATTTGTTATACTTGATGCGTGTAGCAGAGAGAAATGTCCAAAGACGTGTTGCTTTGGCTTTTGCTCATCTTTGCTCCCCAGAGGATCTCAGAACCATTTTCATCGATAACAATG GTTTGGAATTGCTTCTTGGGCTTCTTGGTTCTAGTAGCCCCAAACAGCAGCTTGATGGTGCTATGGCTCTGTACAAGTTGGCCAACAAAGCCATGACTCTTTCTCCTGTGGATGCAGCTCCTCCATCTCCAACACCACAG gtttatctaggggagcaGTATGTAAACAACCCTACGCTGTCCGATGTTACGTTTTTAGTTGAAG GTAGACGGTTCTATGCTCACAGAATTTGCCTGCTTGCTTCTTCAGATGCTTTTCGTGCAATGTTTGATGGTGGTTACCGG GAGAAGGATGCAAGGGACATTGAAATACCAAATATTAGATGGGAGGTTTTTGAGTTGATGATGAG ATTTATATACACCGGATCAGTAGACATTACTTTGGATATTGCTCAAGATCTCCTCAGAGCTGCAGATCAGTATCTTTTGGAGGGACTCAAGCGGCTTTGTGAGTATTCAATAGCACAG GACATATCTTTGGAGAATGTTTCAAACATGTATGAACTTTCAGAAGCCTTCCATGCAATGTCATTACGGCAAACATGTATTTTGTTTATCTTGGAGCAGTTCGAAAAATTGAGTGCTAGACCAGG GCTATCCCTTGTCGTTTGTTCTCAGGGTATCAGTTAA
- the LOC133710788 gene encoding probable LRR receptor-like serine/threonine-protein kinase At1g67720, producing the protein MPLPLLLLLSLLPISLSQPKGTLINCGAVVESKIDGREWLPDTGFVSGGGTTKTLNTSALVPILTTLRSFPNIAGRKYCYNVQVYRNAKYMVRTTYYYGGVNGPSSPPVFDQIIDGTFWAVVNTTEDYVNGMSSYYEGVFLAQGKTMSVCVGANTYTDSDPFISALEFVILHDSLYNSTDFKSNGLSLVARHGFGYNGPIIRYPDDQFDRFWEPFGETINDSSNANVSVSGLWNLPPLKVFESELTTNQSLSIELNWPPKPVQDANHYIALYFADSRDRVFSIFINSVPYYKDLNVTEAGLVVYATKWPLGGTTNITLTPSSGSVLGPSINAGEAFQVLPLGGRTLTRDVIALERVKESLENPPPNWNGDPCLPRQYTWTGIACSGIRVVSLNLTNMGLSGSLSPNIANMTALSDIWLGNNNLSGPIPDLSSLKILETLHLEDNQFSGVIPSSLGNIDSLRELFLQNNNLTGQVPNSLTGKSGLNLRISPGNSFSAPPPS; encoded by the exons ATGCCcctccccctcctcctcctcctctccctcCTCCCCATCTCCCTTTCTCAACCCAAAG GTACTCTGATCAACTGCGGCGCAGTGGTCGAATCCAAAATTGACGGCCGCGAATGGCTCCCCGACACCGGCTTCGTCTCCGGCGGTGGAACCACGAAAACGCTGAACACTTCAGCCCTGGTCCCTATCCTGACCACTCTCCGATCGTTCCCGAACATTGCCGGCCGGAAGTACTGCTACAACGTCCAGGTCTACCGCAACGCCAAGTACATGGTCCGGACCACTTACTACTACGGCGGAGTCAACGGCCCGAGCTCGCCGCCGGTGTTCGACCAGATCATCGACGGCACCTTCTGGGCCGTCGTCAACACCACCGAGGACTACGTCAACGGCATGTCGTCTTATTACGAGGGGGTGTTTCTCGCGCAGGGTAAGACCATGAGCGTCTGCGTCGGGGCGAATACGTATACCGACTCCGACCCGTTTATATCCGCTTTGGAGTTTGTGATTCTCCACGACTCGCTGTACAACTCTACGGATTTCAAGTCCAATGGACTCAGCTTGGTCGCAAGGCACGGCTTTGGGTACAACGGACCCATCATTAG ATACCCAGATGATCAGTTTGATCGATTCTGGGAGCCATTTGGAGAAACCATTAATGACTCGAGCAATGCAAATGTATCTGTTTCGGGGTTATGGAACTTGCCCCCTTTGAAGGTTTTCGAAAGCGAGCTGACGACTAACCAGTCCCTATCGATCGAGTTGAATTGGCCTCCAAAGCCGGTTCAGGATGCAAACCATTACATTGCACTGTACTTTGCGGATTCAAGGGATAGAGTTTTCAGCATATTCATTAATAGTGTGCCATATTACAAAGATTTGAATGTGACAGAAGCAGGGCTTGTGGTCTATGCCACCAAGTGGCCTCTTGGTGGTACTACAAATATTACTTTGACCCCTTCTTCTGGGTCTGTACTTGGTCCTTCGATTAATGCTGGCGAGGCTTTTCAGGTGTTGCCCCTCGGAGGAAGAACTCTTACTCGAGATG TTATTGCTTTGGAAAGAGTAAAAGAGAGTCTTGAGAACCCTCCGCCTAACTGGAATGGTGATCCCTGTCTTCCCCGTCAGTACACGTGGACAGGCATTGCATGCTCTGGAATTCGTGTGGTCTCTTT AAATCTAACAAATATGGGCCTTTCTGGTTCACTGTCACCGAATATTGCCAATATGACTGCATTGTCTGACAT CTGGCTTGGGAATAACAATTTGTCAGGACCTATTCCTGATCTCAGTTCATTGAAGATACTGGAAACACT GCATTTGGAAGACAATCAATTCAGTGGAGTTATTCCCTCATCGCTTGGGAACATTGATAGCTTGCGTGAACT ctttttacaaaacaATAATCTCACTGGTCAAGTTCCTAACAGCCTTACTGGAAAGTCTGGGTTGAATCTAAG GATTTCTCCAGGAAATTCTTTTTCAGCACCCCCACCTTCTTGA